A genomic region of Candidozyma auris chromosome 5, complete sequence contains the following coding sequences:
- a CDS encoding cytochrome P450, giving the protein MMLSEDFPALPWWAWALLAVLVYTVGTNTSYYVRSRRSGASSAPFLNDHFYGFWFTKEILRRRKTGEMPEMFQEMYKKVKRDSLLFRTTGNLRYCTRDPENIKAVLGTQFNDFSLGLRHKQFKVVLGDGIFTLDGAGWKHSRAMLRPQFAREQVSHVTMLEPHVQQVIRRIRATGGTKFDIQPLFFKLTIDSGTEFLFGESCSSLQDDIVDYSQLTGPAEMGEFPKAFNLSQSYLLMRMGFSQLYFLLNTPEFRKSNKIVHGFADYYVNKALNATDEEIEKGSQGGYVFLYELVKQTRNPKVLRDQCLNILVAARDTTAGLLSFVFFELARNPAIFNKLRSEIVDAFGEGESADLSKMTFESLKRLEYLKWVLNETLRLYPSVPQNSRLATRDTTLPRGGGPDGNDPVFIPKGEVVVYTVYSMHRNPAIYGEDAHIFRPERWGEPDLKKVGWGFLPFNGGPRICLGQQFALTEASYVTVRLLQNFSRISSFDEPGDPKKNTHLTMSLLNGANISLS; this is encoded by the coding sequence ATGATGCTTTCAGAAGATTTTCCGGCTCTTCCGTGGTGGGCATGGGCTCTCCTCGCTGTTCTTGTCTACACTGTCGGAACAAACACAAGCTATTATGTGAGATCCCGCAGGCTGGGAGCTTCGTCTGCCCCATTCTTGAATGATCACTTCTACGGCTTCTGGTTTACTAAAGAGATCTTGCGCAGGCGCAAGACCGGTGAAATGCCCGAGATGTTCCAGGAAATGTATaaaaaggtgaagagagACAGTCTCCTCTTCAGAACCACAGGCAACTTGAGATATTGCACTCGTGATCCGGAGAATATCAAGGCCGTCTTGGGCACGCAGTTCAACGACTTCTCCTTGGGGCTTCGCCACAAACAGTTCAAAGTTGTCCTTGGCGATGGAATCTTCACTTTGGATGGCGCTGGCTGGAAACACTCGAGAGCTATGCTCAGACCCCAGTTTGCCAGGGAGCAGGTCTCTCACGTCACCATGTTGGAGCCGCATGTCCAGCAGGTAATCAGACGAATTCGGGCTACTGGCGGTACCAAGTTCGATATTCAGCCGctattcttcaaattgacaATTGACTCGGGAACCGAGTTTTTGTTTGGCGAGTCCTGCTCCTCTCTCCAGGATGACATCGTTGACTACTCCCAACTCACCGGCCCCGCAGAGATGGGTGAGTTCCCAAAAGCATTCAACTTATCCCAGCTGTACCTACTCATGAGAATGGGGTTCCTGCAGCTTTACTTCCTTCTCAACACCCCCGAGTTCCGCAAGAGCAACAAGATCGTTCACGGCTTTGCAGACTACTATGTTAATAAGGCACTCAATGCcactgatgaagaaattgagaaggGCTCTCAAGGAGGCTATGTCTTTTTGTAtgagttggtgaagcagACGAGAAACCCTAAGGTATTGAGAGACCAGTGCTTGAACATCCTTGTAGCTGCTAGAGATACTACCGCAGGTCTTTTGTCGTTTGTATTCTTTGAGCTTGCAAGAAACCCAGCTattttcaacaaattgCGTTCGGAGATAGTCGACGCTTTTGGTGAAGGGGAATCGGCCGACCTCAGCAAGATGACGTTTGAATCACTTAAGAGGCTCGAGTATTTGAAGTGGGTGCTCAATGAGACCTTGAGATTATACCCTTCTGTTCCTCAAAACTCGAGGTTGGCGACCAGAGACACAACGCTTCCAAGAGGTGGAGGTCCAGATGGAAATGATCCAGTTTTCATCCCAAAgggtgaagttgttgtcTACACGGTGTACTCTATGCACAGAAACCCGGCAATCTATGGCGAAGATGCTCATATCTTCCGTCCTGAAAGATGGGGAGAGCCAGACCTCAAAAAGGTCGGCTGGGGCTTCCTACCTTTCAATGGTGGTCCACGTATCTGTTTGGGGCAGCAGTTTGCCTTGACTGAAGCCTCTTATGTTACTGTGAGGCTCTTGCAGAACTTCTCGAGGATTCTGTCGTTTGACGAGCCGGGTgacccaaagaagaatacACACTTGACGATGTCACTACTCAATGGAGCTAATATCAGTTTGTCTTGA